The following nucleotide sequence is from Micromonospora sp. WMMD1120.
CGGGTCACCCGCACCCGGATGCCGGCCGCCTCGAACAGGTTCTTGGCGTTCTCGATCTCCGCGGTGAGGTTGAGCCGCCGTTGCGCGTAGGCCAACTCCTTGGTCTGCGCGATGGTGTCGCTGACCAACCCGTACGTCTCCCGCAGTTCCCTCTCCGCCCGCGCGGTGTCGCGGAGCAGCAGTCGCTGCGCCAGGGCGATCTTCAATTTCACCACGTGCAGGGTGTGGCCCTGGATGTCGTGCAGGTCGCTGGCGAAGCGGACGCGTTCGCGGATCACCGCGAGTTCCGCTTCCCGCTCCCGGGTCTGCTCCAGTTCCCGGATGAGGTCGAAGAACCGTTCGCCCACGATCGTGAAGACCGTCACGATGATGGTCAGGACGGTCGGAATGAGAACGTAGGTGAGCAGCACGGCACCGATGTCGTCCCGCTGCACCAGCAGTCGCGTCGCGCCGACGGCGGCGACGTAGCCGAAGAGCCCGGCCAGAGCGCGCTTCCGGTGCCGCCGGACCTCGCGCATGGCGAGGGAGCCCACCGCGCAGAACCCCCAGTAGGCGTTGGGGCTGGCGGTCACCAGGACCCCCAGCGGCCACACCACCCCCGCCACGACCAGGCACGGCCGCGCCACCCGCGCCAGGTCGTCGGCCGTCCACCGCTCGAACGCCACCACCGCCGCCACAGCTCCGGGCCCCAGGATGATCACATGCCACCAGGTACGCGCGTCGACGTAGAGCAGGACCACCGCGGCGAACACCACGGGCGGTAGCGAGGTGGCGAGGTTGAGTCGGCGCAGTCTTCCCTGCGTCGACTCGGTGTAGCGCGGCGACGTGGCGGTCACCACCCCAGTATTGGGCAGCCAGGAACCGCGAACAGTGACACCACGTCACATCCGGTGGTGACGTGGCGCCACTGACGGGGAGGCCGCGTCCGCGCTGTCATTGGCCCATGTCCACCACACCAGTCATCGAAGTCGACCGGCTGAACCTCACCTACGGCGACTTCCACGCCGTCAGGGAGCTCTCCTTCGAGGTACGGCCCGGAGAGCTGTACGCGCTGCTGGGCACCAACGGCGCCGGCAAGACGTCGACCCTGGAGGTCGTCGAGGGCCACCGGAGGCCGACCTCGGGCTCGGTACGCGTCTTCGGGCACAGCCCCGACGACCGTCGGGCGGTCCGTCCCCGGACGGGGGTGATGCTCCAGGAGAGCGGATTCTCCCCGGACCTCACCGTCCGTGAGTCAGTCGGCCTGATCGGCCGGCTCACCCGACGCACCGACGACGTCGACCGGGTGCTCGACGTGGTCGACCTCACCGGTCGGGCCGGCCGCAGGGTGTCCCAGCTGTCCGGCGGGGAGAAACGCCGGCTGGACTTCGCCACAGCGGTCTACGGCACCCCGGAGCTGATCGTCCTGGACGAGCCGACCACCGGTCTCGACATCCAGTCCCGCGACGCCGTCTGGGCCACCGTCGACCGGCTGCGGGAGAACGGTTCCACGATCGTGCTCACCACGCACTACCTGGAGGAGGCGCAGCAGCGCGCCGACCGGATCGGACTCATGCACGACGGCGCCCTGCACCGCGAGGGCACCGTCTCCGAGCTGACCCGCACCCTTCCCGGCATGATCCGCTTCTCCCTGACCGCGCCGGTGCCGCCACTACCACTGCCGGCGGCCGTCGACGCGGACGGAAAGGTCACCGTCGAGTCCTTCGAACTGCAGAATGATCTGCACCTCCTGCTCGGCTGGGCCCAGGAGCACGCCGTGGAGCTGCGCGACCTGGCGGCGGGACCGACCCGACTCGACGACGTGTTCCGCGCCATCAACAGTTGATCCACTTCTCCGAGAGGTCCAGCACCGTGTTGTCCATCGCGTCCAGCGAGCTGATCCAGATCTTCCGCAACCGGCTGGTGCTGATCACCAGCCTCATCATCCCGGCGGCGGTGTCCGCGTTCTTCGTCCGTCAGCACGACACCTACGCCGCCCTCGGGAGCCTCGGCTACGTCGCCGCGATCGTGCTGTTCACGATCACCGCGTTCGGGCTCTACACCACGGCCGTCACCACCCTGGCGTCCCGGCGGCAGAACCTCTTCCTCAAGCGGCTGCGCTCCACTGCCGAGAGCGACGCCGGCATCCTCGCCGGTTTGCTGCTGCCCGTACTCCTGCTCACCGTGGTACAGGTGACGGCGATCCTGACCGCCCTGGCCGTGGTCGCCGGTGGCCCGGACAACGTCGTCCTGCTGGTGGTGGCGGCCCTCGCGGCAGTGGCCATGTTGATCGCATTGGCCCTGGCCACGGCCGGGTTGACGAACTCCCCCGAACACGCCCAGGTCACCACCCTGCCCGTCACCCTCGGTGTGATCGCCGTGGCGAGCTGGGTCGGCATCTCCGGCACCGAGAGCCTCGCCTGGCTCAAGCGGCTGCTGCCCGGCGGAGCGGCCACCGAGCTGACGATGAACGCCTGGAACGGCGGCGTCGCCGTCGTCGACTCCCTGCTCCTGCTCGCGCCCACGCTCGGCTGGGTCGTCATCGCCGTCATCCTCGCCACCCGACTCTTCCGCTGGGAGCCCCGCCGATGACCACCGCACCCCGGGCCGACACCCCGACCCTCGCCGAGGACCTCCTCCTGCTGTTCCAACCCGCATCCGGAACCATCGCCGGCGAGAACACCCTCTTCTACGTCCTCGGTGGAGCCGTCCTCGCCGACCTCGCCCTCGGCGACCACCTGACCGCCGAGGCCAAGGGGCGGGTCGGCAGCGTGCCGGGGCATCCGCCGTCGGACGGCCTCCTGCGGTCGGCGTGGGACTACCTCGCCGCGAAACCCCGAGGGGTGCAGACGGCCCTGGCGGCGATCGGTCCCACCCTGCGCGAGCCGGTGCTGCGGCGGCTCATCGCGCGCGGTGATATCGACCAGGAGCCCCACAAGGTGCTCGGCCTGTTCCGCACCACGGTTCTGCGCGACGGCCGGACCGAACGCCGGCCACGCCTCCTCGCCGACGTCCGGCGGGTGCTCGTGGACGGCGCGGAGCCGCCGGCCCGGGTCGCCGCGCTCGCGGCGCTGCTCTCCGCGAGCGGGACGCTCCCGCAGTTCCACCGGGAGATCCCGTGGACGTCACCGGTGATCAACCGGGCCAAGGAACTCGAGCGGGGCGACTGGGGCGCCGACGCCGCCGGTGCGGCCGTGACGCGTACCGTGACGGCCACTGTCGTCAACAGCGCCATCGGGGCCATCACCGTGCTCCCGCGAAGCTAGCGCCGACGCGCGTGGCCCCGATGCCCAGCCGACGGTGACAGTTCGGCGCCCGTCAGGCGTGCGCAGACATCGAGCAACCCGTCCTGTCTCTCCGGGGATTTCTCGGCATTCCCCGGTCGCCAGGCGCGTTGCCGTCGACCGTCACCTCCCGCTCGTTGGCACCCATGCGGCCGAGACCGACGTTCAGCACGACTGTGTCGTACGGGCCGAGCTTCTGCGCATCAGCCACGCGGCCACCGCCGTGGCCGAGGCGGTCCTGGTCACGGCGCCGGTCTGGCGACCTGGCTCGGGGTGACCATCATCGGTGGCGAGTTGGCCACGGGTGCCGCGCTGCGCGGCACCTGGAACATCCTTCCGCTCGTGCTGCTCAGCCTCGGCGCGGCGGTGTTAGCGGTCGGCTGGACACCTCGTTGGACGATGCTCGTCGGCGGCCTGCCCACCACCGGTGGTTTTCTCCTGCTGGTCACCGCCGAGAGCATCGCGGCGCCGGTCCGGCGTCGGCGCGTCGGCCTGACCGCCGTCACGCCGTTGCGAGGAATCCTCGCGTGTGACCGTCGCATGCTCCAGAGTCAGAATAAGAAGCCATCGATAGGCGGGAGTGAACCATGTCGGCGGAACAGGTGATCACGGCGGCGTTGGCAGCAGGGGCGGGCGCGGGGCTGAAGGACACCGCCTCGGCGGTGGTGCAGGACGCGTACGCGGGTTTGAAGGATCTGCTCAAGCACCGGTTCGGCGACCGCGAGGGTACGGCGGCGCGGGCGTTGGCGGCCGACGAGACGGACCCCGGTGTGTGGCAAGCCCGGATCGGAGAGGCCCTGGTCACGTCCGGCGCCGACGGCGACGAGCGGGTCCTCGCCGCCGCGCGCCGACTGTTGGACCTGGCTGACCCGGTGGGCAAGTTCCGTGTCGACGCCCACGCGGCCAAGGGTGTGCAGATCGGTGACCACACCACCCAGAACAACACCTTCTCCTGACCCGGACCGGCCGCCGAGGCCGGCCCACCGGTTTGACGTCCGCGCGGCCGGTGCGGTGTTGGCCGGTGATCGCCGTACTCGAACGGAGGCCCGGTGCGCAGACTCCGCCACGCCCTCGCCGTCTCCCTTCTCCTCCTCCTCGCGCTCACCGCGTCGGGTTGCGGGCGCGACCGGTCGCTGTGCGAGTACGCCAACGGCCTGGTCACTGACGCCCGTCTGACCGAGGCGGCGAACGCCTACGCTGCCGCTCAGCGAAGTGGCGAGGGACGCTGCGCCGACACCGGGGCGGACAAGGTCGCCGACCTGCGACGGGACGTCACCAAGCACGTGGCGGCGGGGCGCGCGGCCCTGGCGGCAGGCGACAAGGCCAAGGCGCGGAGCGCGTACGAGGCGGCGCTCGCCGTCGACCGCGGCGACGAGACAGCTCGGGGCGAGTTGCTGCTGCTCGGCCAGGCCACGCCCGCCCCGCCGGTGCCGACGCTCGTCGTGCAGGAGGTGCCGGCGAAGCGGGACCGCCCGAGCGTCTTCACCTGGCTGGCTCTCGCCACGGCCGTCACCACGGCGATCGTCAACGCGGCGCTGTTGGTCCTGTGGCACCGCCGGGTCGCGGCGATCGGTCGGCAGGTGGGCGCCTCCCTGCGCACGGTTTACGGCATGGACCAGCGGATCAGCGACGTGGAGCGTCGCGCCGCCGCGACCGATCGGCGAGTCGACGAGGCGGGCGCGCGGATCGACAGAACCGGCGCAACCGTGGCGGCGCTCGACCGGACGGTCACCGAGTCGGCGCTCACCGCGCGACAACTGTCCGCGATGGACGCCCGGCTGTCGGAGGTCGACGGTCGGGTCGCGTCGGCCAACGCCCGAGCGGTGGCGGCGAACACCCGGATGGACGGCCTGGCCGCCGATGCTGCCGCCCTGCGCGACGACGTCGAGCGGTCCCAGCGCACCCTCCTGCGCCTCATCCGGTCGACGGCGACGCGCGACGGGCGGGCGGTCGCTCATGAGAGGTTCGTCCGACCGGAGGACACGTGAGCCAGGACATCACCGTCGGCCTGTTCCTTCTCGAGGACGGGCCGGACACCGCCGACGACCACGCCCGTCTGCTGATCCACCGGAGAATGCGCACGGACGAGGGCGGCCGACTCGACGAGTTCTGGATCTCCGACTGGGTCGATCCCCTGCGGATCGCGTCGGTCGGAGCCGAGGACGACGACGACACCGGCGACTGGCACGGCCTACTGCTCGGCCTGGACCTGCCGACTGTGACGTTCCGCGCCGCACCGACACCGATCGTGCTCACCCGAGGTGAGCGTGAGCGGTTCGCGGGTTCCCGTCCCGTCCCGTTGCTGCGCGCCGAGGCGCGACTCGACGACAGCGGCATCGTGCTCGACGCCATCCATGCCGACCTGCGGTTCAACCGCGACGAACCGCTGGTGGTGGGCTTCCTGCGGGCCGTCCGCGACACCATCGACGGTCTCGACCTCAGCATCCAGCGCGCCGCGGACGTCACCGGGCGCTCCGTCGGCCCCGGCCAGCCGGTCGCTGATCCGGAAGCCGTCCGCCCGCACCCCGCCCGTCCGCGCCGGACCCGCACGGACGGGTTCACGGTGGCGAACGAGCTCGACGCATGGGTCGTCGAGCTGCGAGACGTGCGCGGCGCGCAGATCGGCA
It contains:
- a CDS encoding ABC transporter permease: MIHFSERSSTVLSIASSELIQIFRNRLVLITSLIIPAAVSAFFVRQHDTYAALGSLGYVAAIVLFTITAFGLYTTAVTTLASRRQNLFLKRLRSTAESDAGILAGLLLPVLLLTVVQVTAILTALAVVAGGPDNVVLLVVAALAAVAMLIALALATAGLTNSPEHAQVTTLPVTLGVIAVASWVGISGTESLAWLKRLLPGGAATELTMNAWNGGVAVVDSLLLLAPTLGWVVIAVILATRLFRWEPRR
- a CDS encoding GPP34 family phosphoprotein translates to MTTAPRADTPTLAEDLLLLFQPASGTIAGENTLFYVLGGAVLADLALGDHLTAEAKGRVGSVPGHPPSDGLLRSAWDYLAAKPRGVQTALAAIGPTLREPVLRRLIARGDIDQEPHKVLGLFRTTVLRDGRTERRPRLLADVRRVLVDGAEPPARVAALAALLSASGTLPQFHREIPWTSPVINRAKELERGDWGADAAGAAVTRTVTATVVNSAIGAITVLPRS
- a CDS encoding histidine kinase; translation: MTATSPRYTESTQGRLRRLNLATSLPPVVFAAVVLLYVDARTWWHVIILGPGAVAAVVAFERWTADDLARVARPCLVVAGVVWPLGVLVTASPNAYWGFCAVGSLAMREVRRHRKRALAGLFGYVAAVGATRLLVQRDDIGAVLLTYVLIPTVLTIIVTVFTIVGERFFDLIRELEQTREREAELAVIRERVRFASDLHDIQGHTLHVVKLKIALAQRLLLRDTARAERELRETYGLVSDTIAQTKELAYAQRRLNLTAEIENAKNLFEAAGIRVRVTREAEVDARFSELLGQVLRETTTNILRHAQATQVRITLAESGITIANDGVTATSPPELRGLAALRQRVAGDGGELTVEQQEDEFRTAAVFPTVRAGRRRSAGR
- a CDS encoding ABC transporter ATP-binding protein; protein product: MSTTPVIEVDRLNLTYGDFHAVRELSFEVRPGELYALLGTNGAGKTSTLEVVEGHRRPTSGSVRVFGHSPDDRRAVRPRTGVMLQESGFSPDLTVRESVGLIGRLTRRTDDVDRVLDVVDLTGRAGRRVSQLSGGEKRRLDFATAVYGTPELIVLDEPTTGLDIQSRDAVWATVDRLRENGSTIVLTTHYLEEAQQRADRIGLMHDGALHREGTVSELTRTLPGMIRFSLTAPVPPLPLPAAVDADGKVTVESFELQNDLHLLLGWAQEHAVELRDLAAGPTRLDDVFRAINS